The region AGCAGAACCAGTTCCTCAACTTCTTCGTGCTGTCGTGCAACTTCGCCCTGCGGAAGGGCAATTTCTTCCGCTTCGATCGCGGCGGATCCATCAACGTCTACGGTGGCTCCTGGTCGATGGTCGGAAACAGCGACGGAACGCAGAACACCTGCAAGTACTTCTACATGCCGCTGGCGAACGGCAACACGACGGCCGCTCGACTGAACGTCAACGGCGTCCGGTTCGAGCCCCGGGCCACGGACAAGCATCGGATCATCGACTGCAACTGGAACAACGGATCGGTGACCTTCACATCCTGTTCCGACGTGGGGGCCGTGCAGGGCGGCAACGGTAAGCCGTACAGCTTCCACGAGTACAAGGCCACGAGTAACCGGCTGCCGATCGTGCGCTACCAGGACTGCGTGCTCGCGGGGCGGCATCTGGTGAGTGCCAACGGCACCAGCCTCACCAACGGAAAGATGATCTACGAGGGCTGCCGGACGTACCACAACACCAAGGCGGTCGGTGGCACGTCCGACGCGGATGCCTTCCTGCAGTACGCCGGCACGCCCGCCCGGTACGCGTTCCGCGACTCCTGGGCGACCCCGGACGTCTCCGGCTGACGGCGAGCAGCAGCATCTTCCACCCGGGCCGACCCACCGTCACGGTGGGTCGGCCCGATCCGGGGTGACTGTTGGCGGGGCTCTGGCCCCGGGTGTGACTGTTGGCGGGGCTCCGGTCCCTGGTGCGGTCGCCGGCTGCCCCGCCTCCGTCGTCGATCGTCGGCCAGCTGTCTCGGAGTCGTGTCGAACCTGCGGGTCCGATACCACTCGAGTATCGGTGGACGCCACCCACTCAGGGGATTTTTGTGAAGATCCAACCGGGCATGAAGTCGAACACCTTCAGGTGTTGTGGGCTCCGTCGACCCGGTTCTTTCTCGGCCCTCGTACGCCGGCTCCATCGTGATCACTCAGCGTGCGCGATTTAGGGGGCCGCCCGGGTGAAGTTGCGCTCCGTATCGGAGCGCAGGATCGGACTCGTCGACCGAAGCGCAGCTTGCTGCGTTGATCATCAGCTTTAGGTGAATCATTCCAGTTTTCGCTGATGGCGTTCCGTATAACGATGTTCTCCCGGCCCTTATTGCAGAGCGTACACATACCACTCTGGACACAAGTCGCCACGCTGCGACATCTATGCTGACCCGGCGCACGTGCTGGCTCTTCACTTGCCCGTCCGGGCACTGCATGATCTGCCAGCGGAACAGGACCTCGACACTGATATGCCCAGTCCGACCACCCCAACCCCTGATTCAGGGGGGCCAACCATCTGAGGCGGCACACCGGACTGGCGCACCAAAGGGGAGGAACAACGCAATGCGTACCGAGCAGCCGACCCAGTTCGGCTATCGGCAGGAGCTACGCCGCACATTGGGCTTTACGGACCTGCTGTTCTACGGATTGATCTTCATGGTGCCGATCGCCCCGATGGGCATCTTCGGGTCGGTCTACAGCAGCTCCGGTGGGATGGTCGTCCTGACGTACCTCGTCGGCATGATCGCGCTGGTGTTCACGGCGGCGTCGTACACACAGATGGTCAAGGCATTCCCCCTGGCCGGCAGCGTCTACAACTACGCGGGTCGGGGCATCGGCGCGCCGATCGGCTTCCTGGCGGGCTGGGCCGTGCTGCTCGACTACGTACTGGTGCCGAGCATGCTCTACCTGGTGGCCTCGGTCGCCATGCACTCCACGGTGCCGGCGATTCCGGTGTGGGGCTGGCTCATCCTGTTCGTACTGTTCAACACGGTAGTCAACTACCGAGGCATCCGGCTCACCGCGGCGATCACGCGGATCTTCCTGATCGGCCAGGTCATCGTACTGTTGATCTTCCTGGCGGTGGGCCTCACGGCACTGGTGGAGGGCAAGGGCACCGGGTTCTCGGTGGAACCGTTGTTCAACCCCGACACATTTACCTGGCCCATCGTCTTCGGCGCGGTCTCGGTCGCGGTGTTGAGCTTCCTCGGGTTCGACGGCATCAGCATGCTGGCCGAGGAGAACCGGGGTGGCGCGGGACAGATCGGGCGGGCCATGGCGGCGGCCCTGGGGCTGGCTGGCCTGCTGTTCATCACCCAGACCTGGGTCGCGGCGATGCTGTTGCCGAATGCGGCCGAGGTGCTGGCGACCGGTGACCCGGACGGGGTCGCCTTCTACGACGCCGCCCGTGAGGCCGGCGGTGCGTGGCTGGCCACGCTCTGCGCGATCGCCACCGCACTCGCCTGGGGCTTCGCCAACTCCCTGGTGGCCCAGGTGGCGACCTCCCGGCTGCTGTACGCCATGGCTCGGGACCGCCAACTGCCGAAGTTCCTCGCCAAGGTCTCCGTGAAGCACGGCGTGCCGTCCAACGCCATCCTGCTGACCGCTGCCGTGTCGCTGGTGATCGGCCTCTACATGAACTCACGCGACGACGGCATCTCCGTGCTGAGCAGCCTGATCAGCTTCGGCGCGCTCACCGCGTTCCTGGTGCTGCACCTGGCGGTGATCTGGCACTACCTCGTCCGTCGGCGCAGCCGGAACTACTTCGCCCACCTGATCATGCCGGCCGTCGGATTCGCGATCCTCGCCTACGTCGTGGTCAACGCCAACATCGCGGCGCAGCGCCTCGGCTTCGTGTGGTTCGGCATCGGAATCATCGTGTTGATCGGGCTGTACGCGGCTGGCCGCCGCCCGGTGCTGTCCGGCCTGGAGAACGAGGAGGACTCCGAATGACCCGTCTCATCCGTCACGATCCATCCGGCGGTCAGCCGACCTACACCTTCGGCGGTCACCAGCCGGTCGCCGAGGTCAAGCCGGGGGACGTCCTGGTCACCACCACCGAAGACTGCTTCGGCGGTGCGGTCCGGACAGTCGACGATCTGCCCACCCTGGTCTGCCAGGCGTTCAACCCGGTCGTCGGGCCGTTCCACGTCGTCGGCGCGGAGCCGGGGGACACCCTGGCCCTGCACTTCGCCGACCTGACCCCCGCCCGGGACTGGGGCATGTCGGCGACCTTCCCGCACTTCGGCGCGTTGACCAGCACGCACACCACCGCGACGCTGCAACCGCCACTGGAGGAACGGGTCTGGCGTTACGACATTGACGTCGAAGCCGGGATCGTGCGCTACCACGCACGCCGGTCCGACTTCACGGTCGACCTGCCGCTGGACCCGATGCTCGGTACGGTCGGCGTCGCGCCCGCCGGTGGCGAGGCCCGATCCACGATCGTGCCGGATGCCCACGGCGGAAACCTGGACACCCCGGAGTTGCGCGCCGGCACCACCGTCTACCTCGGCGTC is a window of Micromonospora polyrhachis DNA encoding:
- a CDS encoding APC family permease; translation: MRTEQPTQFGYRQELRRTLGFTDLLFYGLIFMVPIAPMGIFGSVYSSSGGMVVLTYLVGMIALVFTAASYTQMVKAFPLAGSVYNYAGRGIGAPIGFLAGWAVLLDYVLVPSMLYLVASVAMHSTVPAIPVWGWLILFVLFNTVVNYRGIRLTAAITRIFLIGQVIVLLIFLAVGLTALVEGKGTGFSVEPLFNPDTFTWPIVFGAVSVAVLSFLGFDGISMLAEENRGGAGQIGRAMAAALGLAGLLFITQTWVAAMLLPNAAEVLATGDPDGVAFYDAAREAGGAWLATLCAIATALAWGFANSLVAQVATSRLLYAMARDRQLPKFLAKVSVKHGVPSNAILLTAAVSLVIGLYMNSRDDGISVLSSLISFGALTAFLVLHLAVIWHYLVRRRSRNYFAHLIMPAVGFAILAYVVVNANIAAQRLGFVWFGIGIIVLIGLYAAGRRPVLSGLENEEDSE
- a CDS encoding acetamidase/formamidase family protein — its product is MTRLIRHDPSGGQPTYTFGGHQPVAEVKPGDVLVTTTEDCFGGAVRTVDDLPTLVCQAFNPVVGPFHVVGAEPGDTLALHFADLTPARDWGMSATFPHFGALTSTHTTATLQPPLEERVWRYDIDVEAGIVRYHARRSDFTVDLPLDPMLGTVGVAPAGGEARSTIVPDAHGGNLDTPELRAGTTVYLGVNVPGALFAFGDGHARQGQGEVCGVAVETAMRVTVAVELIKGVTTPWPRIETDDRLISIGAARPLEDAYRISQHDLVTWTVGLTGLELLDAYQLVSQAGLAAPGNVCDPNYTMHASIDKAILSGAPAYQGTHQRLRELAGSLR